A genomic window from Ciona intestinalis chromosome 8, KH, whole genome shotgun sequence includes:
- the LOC100178671 gene encoding 39S ribosomal protein L55, mitochondrial-like isoform X2 has translation MSLCSFTCGALRFSTVYCRHVSSSSLILEPIRRNSTRCSISKQSRCTYPRMYKTTVALADGSTITVRLNQPRKIIKLPMDVLQLTDSERRAIWLGRRKKVETLDESHIEDNFDAGKYWTK, from the exons ATGTCGTTATGTTCGTTTACATGTGGCGCACTAAGATTTAGTACCGTTTACTGCCGACACGTTTCTAGTTCAAGCCTTATTCTGGAACCAATTAGGCGTAATTCAACAAG GTGCAGCATATCGAAGCAATCTCGGTGTACCTACCCACGAATGTACAAAACGACGGTTGCTCTAGCGGATGGATCTACGATTACTGTTCGATTAAATCAaccaagaaaaataataaaa TTACCGATGGATGTCCTGCAGCTAACTGACTCTGAAAGAAGAGCCATATGGTTGGGCAGAAGAAAGAAG GTGGAAACACTGGATGAAAGCCATATAGAAGATAATTTCGATGCAGGGAAATACTggactaaataa
- the LOC100178671 gene encoding 39S ribosomal protein L55, mitochondrial-like isoform X1 has product MSLCSFTCGALRFSTGYSRHVSSSSLILEPIRRNSTRCSISKQSRCTYPRMYKTTVALADGSTITVRLNQPRKIIKLPMDVLQLTDSERRAIWLGRRKKVETLDESHIEDNFDAGKYWTK; this is encoded by the exons ATGTCGTTATGTTCGTTTACATGTGGCGCACTAAGATTTAGTACCGGTTACTCCCGACACGTTTCTAGTTCAAGCCTTATTCTGGAACCAATTAGGCGTAATTCAACAAG GTGCAGCATATCGAAGCAATCTCGGTGTACCTACCCACGAATGTACAAAACGACGGTTGCTCTAGCGGATGGATCTACGATTACTGTTCGATTAAATCAaccaagaaaaataataaaa TTACCGATGGATGTCCTGCAGCTAACTGACTCTGAAAGAAGAGCCATATGGTTGGGCAGAAGAAAGAAGGTGGAAACACTGGATGAAAGCCATATAGAAGATAATTTCGATGCAGGGAAATACTggactaaataa
- the LOC100181032 gene encoding hydroxysteroid dehydrogenase-like protein 2, translating to MAGKLAGYTLFITGASRGIGKAIGLRAARDGANVVIAAKTAEAHPKLPGTIYTAAKEIEDAGGKCLPCIVDVRDEAMVEKAVKEAVSTFGGIDILVNNASAISLTGTEVTKMKTYDLMNQVNTRGTYLCSKVCVPHLLDSKKRGKSPHILNISPPLSMKPMWFKNHTAYTIAKYGMSMCVLGMAAEFEESGIAVNALWPKTAILTAAMEMLGGKDVSSQCRKPEIMADAAYAILKQETLSTGKFFIDDEVLAKEGVTDFDQYAVEPGKPLILDFFLEDNEADFKGQEADFQGQIEKAKAASKGGEIVGIFNNIKNALSTELVAQTKGVFKFEIKDGDAVETWVLDLKNGEGKVTKGDGDSDVVMKMASSDFVSMFQGKLNSTAAFMQGKLKIDGNMILPMKLEHLMTKMQKAKL from the exons ATGGCTGG tAAATTAGCTGGATACACTTTGTTCATTACTGGTGCAAGCAGAGGAATTGGCAAAGCAATTGGGTTGAGAGCAGCCAGGGATGGAGCTAATGTGGTGATTGCTGCTAAAACTGCTGAAGCTCATCCTAAACTACCTGGGACCATCTACACTGCTGCTAAGGAAA TTGAGGATGCTGGAGGTAAATGCCTTCCATGTATTGTGGATGTAAGAGATGAAGCTATGGTGGAAAAAGCAGTGAAGGAAGCGGTTAGCACATTTGGTGGTATTGATATACTTGTGAACAATGCAAGTGCCATCAGTTTAACTGGAACTGAGgttacaaaaatgaaaacatatgaCCTCATGAATCAAGTCAACACACGTGGTACCTATCTATG TTCAAAAGTTTGCGTTCCACACTTGCTGGATTCAAAGAAAAGAGGAAAGAGCCCTCACATTCTTAACATCAGTCCCCCACTGTCAATGAAACCAATGTGGTTCAAGAACCATACAGCCTACACCATTGCTAAATATGGAATGTCTATGTGTGTCTTGGGTATGGCAGCGGAATTTGAAGAAAGTGGAATTGCAGTAAATGCACTGTGGCCCAAAACAG CTATTCTTACTGCTGCCATGGAAATGTTGGGAGGTAAAGATGTCTCAAGCCAGTGCCGAAAACCAGAAATAATGGCAGATGCTGCTTATGCGATTCTTAAGCAAGAAACTTTATCAACTGGAAAATTCTTCATTGATGATGAGGTGTTGGCTAAGGAAGGTGTCACTGATTTTGATCAATATGCAGTAGAACCAG GCAAGCCTCTTATTTTGGATTTCTTTCTGGAAGACAACGAAGCTGATTTTAAAGGTCAAGAAGCTGATTTCCAAGGTCAAATAGAAAAAGCAAAGGCTGCAAGCAAAGGAGGAGAAATTGTCGGTATtttcaataatattaaaaatgctcTAAGCACAGAGCTGGTTGCACAGACCAAAGGAGTTTTCAAGTTTGAGATTaaag ATGGAGATGCAGTTGAAACTTGGGTGCTTGACTTAAAGAATGGTGAAGGTAAAGTGACGAAGGGAGATGGAGATTCAGATGTTGTGATGAAGATGGCATCCTCCGACTTTGTGAGTATGTTTCAGGGAAAACTTAACTCCACAGCTGCATTCATGCAAGGGAAACTGAAGATTGATGGAAACATGATCCTGCCTATGAAGTTAGAACACCTCATGACCAAGATGCAAAAAGCAAAGTTATAA
- the LOC100176344 gene encoding uncharacterized protein LOC100176344, translating into MEVNGERLEPFKPPFSVLELIRNTVAPEELPVIHSYLGESTIEYCKDLRNEMETLLEIWRDIGDRTEMPTVSKPLSNPLPDPPIMREMLKKEIQILVKGVQDRHTVSGDQTLNEEKDVLKYVVQSQHLQQSFERPSTPIRHYTSETSYTTSPVKLKHVRSNINVKDIDKVALILKEAIQKECAALEHDIEFLQKCVEEEHDLVASPPATPMQEPSLNKLREVRKLLENQVLPDPVVINRQQGFGNSFSGKMSNSVIAKLPTPPSPTRSKLKPLPSLQPNMQGSLQKHRSAPSSPLQQRPSSVKPTSAGRYTTPRTVSAMSHSKNYDSEPMECWAEPSWTEQMSQSLPSTADSGVCSRPATCDLVALQDRMRVLKLKSGRKSAEPESVPQPTTCDDGYATASSIDFNAPMKPSVSKRKISSVPVKDRLRPTPGVSALGDQDIKLLKPRPPPVKVQTTNRRNINIHRFNKKAIMTTDDRKIGARS; encoded by the exons ATGGAGGTAAATGGTGAGCGACTGGAACCTTTTAAACCGCCGTTTTCCGTCCTGGAACTGATAAGAAACACCGTAGCACCTGAAGAGTTGCCTGTCATTCACTCATACTTGGGAGAATCAACAATTGAATATTGTAAGGACTTACGAAATGAG ATGGAAACACTCTTAGAGATATGGAGAGACATTGGAGACCGCACAGAAATGCCAACTGTATCAAAACCACTCTCTAACCCATTGCCTGATCCTCCCATTATGAGGGAAATGCTTAAAAAGGAAATACAAATTCTGGTTAAA gGTGTTCAAGATAGGCACACTGTAAGTGGAGATCAAACACTGAATGAagaaaaagatgttttaaaatatgttgtcCAATCACAACACTTGCAACAGAGCTTTG AACGACCTTCCACACCCATCAGACATTATACATCCGAGACAAGTTATACAACTTCCCCAgtgaaattaaaacatgtccGAAGTAATATCAATGTGAAAGATATTGATAAAGTTGCTTTAATACTTAAAGAGGCAATACAGAAAGAATGTGCAGCACTGGAACATGATATTGAGTTTCTTCAG AAATGTGTTGAAGAAGAACATGATTTGGTTGCAAGTCCACCCGCCACTCCAATGCAAGAACCATCACTGAATAAACTTCGTGAAGTCCGAAAACTTTtagaaaatcaagttttaccAGACCCAGTGGTTATAAATCGACAGCAGGGCTTTGGGAACTCATTCTCTGGTAAAATGTCTAATTCTGTGATTGCAAAACTACCTACTCCCCCATCTCCTACACGATCAAAGTTAAAACCCCTTCCAAGTTTGCAACCTAATATGCAAGGCAGCCTACAGAAACATAGATCCGCACCATCCAGTCCTTTGCAACAGAGACCTAGCAGCGTTAAGCCTACCAGCGCTGGTCGCTATACAACTCCAAGAACAGTGTCTGCTATGTCACACTCAAAGAACTATGACTCAGAACCCATGGAATGTTGGGCGGAACCGTCTTGGACGGAACAAATGTCTCAATCGTTACCTTCTACTGCGGACAGTGGTGTATGCTCCAGGCCCGCGACGTGCGATCTGGTTGCATTGCAAGACAGAATGCGTGTTCTGAAACTAAAAAGCGGTCGCAAGTCCGCCGAACCAGAGTCAGTTCCGCAACCTACAACGTGCGACGACGGCTATGCAACAGCGAGTTCAATAGATTTTAACGCGCCTATGAAACCTAGTGtttcaaaaagaaaaatcagCAGTGTACCTGTTAAAGATAGGTTAAGGCCAACGCCCGGTGTATCCGCGCTAGGCGACCAGgatataaaactgttaaagCCACGACCACCACCAGTTAAAGTCCAAACAACCAATCGTCGCAATATTAACATTCACAGATTTAACAAAAAAGCGATAATGACAACGGACGATCGAAAAATTGGCGCTCGTTCGTAG